One Turneriella parva DSM 21527 genomic region harbors:
- a CDS encoding trypsin-like peptidase domain-containing protein, producing MFRKINQRRFRLSALGVANFTLFVFLMGVAFSPFAGTCTGGGSVAEAGTDNPLLKSDAVQHVLKFQEAIREIYKEVNPAVIRIETEQTVEINHPFFNDPMFRRFFQVPEGQQKQKRAGLGSGFIISSDGFAVTNHHVVQKVDKITVKLTNGKEYTAKLIGSDPNSDIALIKIDGAKGLKTAHLGDSDKIEVGDISLAIGNPFGLQSTLTTGIISSKGQDVNSADGVSRIQTDASINPGNSGGPLLNVRGEVIGINQMIYSQSGGSVGIGFAIPINHAKHVIEKLKAGKKIRQGYIGVSVDPEQTDEKLNLLGVKGKTGLIVAQVVIGSPAFKAGIVANDFITHIDGKPAEKFSVLKSAVLQKGVGANIEVKLIRQGKEVTVSVKVAEAPQQQQ from the coding sequence TAATGGGTGTAGCATTCTCTCCGTTTGCCGGCACCTGCACCGGCGGCGGCTCTGTGGCCGAAGCGGGTACAGACAATCCGCTGCTCAAATCTGACGCAGTACAGCATGTGCTGAAGTTTCAAGAGGCGATTAGAGAAATCTATAAAGAAGTAAATCCGGCTGTTATTCGCATCGAGACTGAACAAACTGTGGAGATTAACCACCCGTTCTTCAACGACCCGATGTTTCGACGCTTTTTTCAGGTGCCCGAGGGACAGCAGAAACAGAAGCGCGCCGGTTTAGGCTCGGGTTTCATCATTTCGAGCGATGGTTTTGCTGTGACGAACCATCACGTGGTGCAGAAGGTCGACAAGATCACCGTCAAACTTACGAACGGAAAGGAGTACACGGCTAAGCTGATCGGCTCTGACCCGAACTCAGACATTGCGCTCATCAAGATCGACGGCGCCAAAGGCCTAAAGACTGCGCATCTGGGCGATTCTGACAAAATTGAAGTGGGAGATATATCTCTCGCGATCGGCAACCCGTTCGGCCTGCAGTCGACGCTGACGACTGGCATCATCTCTTCAAAAGGCCAGGACGTCAATTCTGCCGACGGTGTGAGCCGAATTCAGACCGACGCGTCGATCAACCCCGGTAATTCGGGCGGCCCGCTTTTGAATGTGCGCGGCGAAGTGATTGGCATCAACCAGATGATCTATTCGCAATCGGGTGGCAGCGTCGGTATCGGTTTTGCGATACCCATTAACCATGCGAAACACGTCATCGAAAAACTGAAGGCGGGCAAAAAGATTCGCCAGGGTTATATCGGCGTCTCGGTAGACCCTGAACAGACAGACGAAAAGCTGAACCTGCTGGGCGTCAAAGGCAAAACCGGCCTTATCGTTGCCCAGGTCGTCATCGGTTCACCGGCTTTCAAGGCAGGCATCGTGGCGAATGACTTCATAACGCACATCGACGGCAAACCCGCCGAAAAATTTTCAGTACTCAAGTCTGCGGTACTGCAGAAGGGCGTCGGCGCCAATATCGAGGTGAAGCTGATACGCCAGGGCAAAGAAGTCACTGTTTCGGTCAAAGTCGCCGAAGCGCCGCAACAGCAACAGTAA
- a CDS encoding type III pantothenate kinase — protein sequence MTLTADIGNSHSVIGIWRDGNLIDTLRLATESRRTADEWLLFLRSWISGNNVLGTIRSAAVASVVPAANSAVSDAITALGVSRCTWLSADLKLNFSFNYPQKQTLGADRIADMLAAVHYFGPNCVVLDFGTAITFSVVTDGAFQGGVIAPGITSSLEALFSSTAKLPKIAFHRTSNAIGKSTAEAIEIGAYVGWRGVVKEILTDIKSELPDQGRKHRVIATGGISESLDFAPDFFDIVDRNLTMKGIYLASLAQNI from the coding sequence ATGACCTTAACGGCTGACATCGGCAATTCTCATTCTGTCATCGGCATCTGGCGCGATGGTAACCTTATTGACACACTGCGCCTCGCGACCGAGAGCCGGCGCACGGCAGATGAATGGCTGCTGTTTCTCAGAAGCTGGATCAGCGGCAACAACGTGCTCGGCACTATTCGGTCGGCGGCAGTTGCTTCGGTTGTGCCCGCCGCCAATTCGGCTGTCAGCGATGCGATTACAGCGTTAGGCGTCAGTCGCTGCACATGGCTTTCGGCCGACCTGAAGCTCAACTTCTCGTTCAATTATCCGCAGAAGCAGACTTTGGGTGCCGACCGAATCGCCGACATGCTCGCCGCAGTGCATTATTTTGGTCCGAATTGCGTGGTGCTTGATTTCGGCACGGCGATTACCTTCTCAGTCGTCACCGACGGTGCATTTCAGGGTGGGGTCATTGCGCCGGGTATAACTTCATCGCTCGAGGCACTCTTCAGTTCAACCGCAAAATTGCCCAAGATCGCCTTTCACCGTACGTCGAACGCGATCGGCAAATCGACCGCTGAGGCGATCGAGATCGGCGCCTACGTCGGCTGGCGCGGCGTTGTCAAAGAAATACTTACTGACATTAAGAGCGAGCTGCCCGACCAGGGTAGAAAACACCGTGTAATTGCGACGGGTGGCATTTCAGAATCGCTTGATTTTGCCCCCGATTTCTTCGACATTGTCGACCGTAACCTCACGATGAAAGGAATCTACCTTGCTTCGCTCGCTCAGAATATTTAA
- a CDS encoding LptF/LptG family permease — protein sequence MLRSLRIFKLDAYLLRHFLPSLAVAAGFFTFIVLVFFLKETIKHAVEKNLDFQVVLELCWYALGWTLTLTIPMAFLLSTILTVGGLNSDSEIIAMRAGGITYPRILRPFLAVAVLLFAALLWFSNYVVPAFADNMENMRNFILTTDPIATIQPGQFITLDKREGFVRKIYIEKSLNTKDFGGEILQNIQVRKIGNVGSIRQLTEIIIAQEGRKILKQTPQGEWVKALRLTRGYLFSTGSDGTFQRVDFSGGMFDLNIQEPEKIKKMKRIEDMGSLTLPQLYQAFDTIKQYPEAEMLTRKAHLEIHKRLALSFSVILFVLVGFPLAIVNRRSGKGMGLGVSVIFIFAYFALFLSAETFSVSRPILAPWLAAHAANILMAIGAFYFSVSRLAEKSIRNFWR from the coding sequence TTGCTTCGCTCGCTCAGAATATTTAAACTTGATGCGTATCTGCTGCGGCATTTTTTGCCGTCGCTTGCGGTTGCAGCCGGCTTCTTCACGTTCATTGTGCTCGTCTTCTTTCTCAAAGAGACAATCAAGCACGCGGTCGAAAAGAATCTCGACTTTCAGGTCGTGCTCGAGCTCTGCTGGTATGCTCTCGGTTGGACACTCACCCTCACGATACCGATGGCCTTTCTGCTTTCAACGATCTTAACAGTCGGCGGATTAAACTCTGATTCAGAGATTATCGCCATGCGAGCAGGCGGCATCACGTATCCCCGTATACTGAGGCCGTTTCTGGCTGTTGCAGTTCTGCTCTTCGCTGCGCTGCTCTGGTTCTCGAACTATGTTGTACCGGCGTTTGCCGACAACATGGAGAACATGCGCAACTTTATTCTCACCACCGACCCGATTGCCACGATTCAGCCAGGCCAGTTCATCACGCTCGACAAGCGTGAAGGTTTCGTGCGAAAAATCTACATTGAAAAGTCTCTCAATACCAAAGACTTTGGCGGTGAGATTTTACAGAATATTCAGGTGCGCAAAATCGGCAACGTCGGCAGTATTCGCCAGTTGACCGAAATTATTATCGCGCAAGAAGGCCGTAAAATACTCAAACAAACTCCGCAGGGTGAATGGGTTAAGGCCCTGAGGCTCACCCGCGGCTACCTGTTCAGCACGGGTTCTGACGGCACCTTTCAGCGTGTCGATTTTTCGGGTGGTATGTTCGACCTGAACATTCAAGAGCCCGAAAAAATCAAAAAAATGAAGCGCATTGAAGATATGGGTTCGTTAACTTTGCCGCAGCTGTACCAGGCCTTCGATACCATAAAACAATATCCAGAAGCAGAGATGCTGACCCGCAAGGCGCATCTCGAAATTCACAAGCGCCTTGCTCTATCATTTTCCGTAATACTCTTTGTGCTCGTGGGGTTTCCGCTCGCGATCGTTAACCGGCGCAGCGGCAAGGGTATGGGCCTCGGCGTCTCGGTCATATTTATCTTCGCCTACTTTGCGCTCTTCTTGTCTGCCGAAACCTTTTCGGTTTCCAGGCCAATTCTCGCGCCGTGGCTCGCGGCCCACGCGGCGAATATTCTCATGGCAATCGGCGCATTCTATTTTTCAGTGTCGCGGCTGGCCGAGAAGTCGATACGTAATTTCTGGCGTTAG
- a CDS encoding PilZ domain-containing protein, with protein MPQAALADTIFFLHGESAAVTDSISRYVGARGAETQNLTRLEDLRMADDAEGVLVVHYSGAAGLAEKLPAIKKKNPLLRVLVLHEFVERGRVDSSLLAHIDHMLEKPFTRAALEKALAQFSFFPLTGKNIFLFAPGIDTSETKLLGRLGANVITRLPDSGKKLPLELAVLSPEAINTEFRDLLAAFRAAYADVPCFMLYDAQAPGVLDAGILNEIAYLVQKPVSRAALRQKLLAYFEQPQQDRRKNPRKKGISQVWISAFNLELGTTELFESPFLIDISQSGLSFQTYVDYAENQLMAIWVVSEEAPDKILDLRGHIRWKKTDPAPEGGYGKAFKYGVEFIRHDSEEYLNFARMIAMH; from the coding sequence ATGCCGCAGGCCGCGCTCGCCGATACGATTTTCTTTCTGCACGGCGAGTCAGCGGCAGTCACCGATTCGATTTCACGTTACGTAGGCGCACGCGGCGCCGAAACACAGAACTTAACCAGGCTCGAAGACCTGCGAATGGCCGACGACGCCGAAGGTGTGCTCGTCGTGCACTACAGCGGGGCGGCGGGGCTTGCAGAAAAACTGCCAGCGATCAAAAAGAAGAACCCACTGCTCAGAGTGCTCGTGCTGCACGAATTCGTCGAGCGTGGCCGCGTCGACTCATCGCTGCTCGCCCACATCGATCACATGCTCGAGAAGCCGTTCACACGCGCAGCACTGGAAAAGGCGCTTGCACAGTTTAGTTTTTTCCCGCTGACCGGCAAAAATATTTTCTTGTTCGCGCCGGGCATCGACACGAGCGAAACGAAACTGCTGGGCCGACTGGGAGCGAACGTCATCACGCGTCTGCCAGATTCGGGCAAGAAACTTCCACTGGAGCTTGCAGTGCTTTCGCCCGAAGCAATCAATACCGAGTTTCGCGACTTGCTGGCAGCGTTTCGCGCCGCCTACGCTGATGTGCCTTGCTTTATGCTCTACGACGCACAGGCGCCGGGCGTGCTCGATGCCGGCATTCTGAATGAAATCGCGTATCTCGTGCAAAAGCCGGTCAGTCGCGCAGCGCTCAGACAGAAGCTACTCGCTTACTTTGAGCAGCCGCAGCAAGACCGGCGCAAGAATCCGCGCAAAAAAGGAATCAGCCAGGTGTGGATTTCAGCGTTCAATCTCGAGCTCGGCACTACCGAATTATTTGAATCACCGTTTCTCATCGACATCTCGCAAAGCGGGCTATCGTTTCAGACATACGTTGATTACGCCGAGAACCAATTGATGGCGATTTGGGTAGTTTCAGAAGAAGCACCCGACAAGATTCTCGATCTGCGCGGCCACATTCGCTGGAAAAAGACAGACCCCGCGCCCGAAGGCGGCTACGGCAAAGCATTCAAGTATGGTGTGGAGTTTATACGTCACGATTCTGAAGAGTATCTGAATTTTGCGCGAATGATTGCCATGCACTAG
- a CDS encoding response regulator, protein MADKKKVLIVDDSGYMRQVIRRHLESKGFEVAGEATDGNEVVEMATTLQPDLITMDLSMKNLGGIEATKLVKAAVPNAKVIVVSALGESRFIKEAVAAGAHDFIIKPFTEDRLISSVKSALKMT, encoded by the coding sequence ATGGCCGATAAGAAGAAAGTACTGATCGTTGACGATTCGGGGTATATGCGGCAGGTGATTCGCCGCCATTTAGAATCGAAAGGTTTTGAAGTTGCGGGCGAAGCAACCGATGGCAACGAGGTCGTCGAGATGGCGACGACGCTGCAGCCCGACCTGATCACGATGGATCTCTCGATGAAAAATCTGGGGGGCATTGAGGCCACGAAGCTCGTCAAGGCAGCTGTGCCGAACGCGAAAGTTATTGTGGTTTCAGCTCTTGGCGAAAGCCGCTTTATTAAAGAGGCAGTTGCAGCAGGCGCGCACGACTTTATCATCAAACCCTTCACCGAAGACCGGCTCATCTCGTCGGTGAAGAGCGCGCTGAAAATGACTTAG